A window of the Alkalibaculum bacchi genome harbors these coding sequences:
- a CDS encoding aspartate carbamoyltransferase regulatory subunit → MINVSKIKKGIVIDHIEYGHGFQIFKQLKLDEIEDVVVILRNIPSKKMGKKDLIKIETDLDLNFDILGLMDPNATVNIVENGEIKSKIKLSLPKKVYGTLKCKNPRCITNCEEVPTIEFTLVDCKKKEYKCEYCDARTKL, encoded by the coding sequence ATGATAAATGTATCAAAGATTAAGAAGGGGATCGTCATTGACCATATCGAATACGGTCATGGATTTCAAATTTTCAAACAGCTAAAACTTGATGAAATAGAAGATGTAGTAGTCATTCTTCGAAATATTCCAAGTAAAAAAATGGGCAAGAAGGACTTAATTAAAATAGAGACGGACTTAGATCTTAACTTTGATATACTAGGTCTAATGGACCCAAATGCTACAGTTAATATTGTAGAAAATGGGGAGATTAAATCTAAAATTAAATTAAGCCTACCTAAGAAAGTATATGGCACTCTAAAGTGCAAAAACCCAAGATGTATCACAAATTGTGAAGAAGTGCCGACGATTGAATTTACTTTAGTGGATTGTAAGAAAAAGGAGTATAAATGCGAGTATTGCGATGCGAGAACTAAATTATAA
- a CDS encoding DUF1002 domain-containing protein: MKKKFIAIFLFAILSLNSATVFADAAVGDVIVTLGDNLTITEKEAILAEFNPPENAQMIVTTNAEEHKYLGDVVPAGKIGKNAISSAMITYTEKGSGIKVTTSDKITYITEQTYINALVTAGVEDADIQITAPKNASGTAALTGIMKAYEVSTGEVIDEDVKKVANEEMIRTAELGEEIGDEKATEIINEIKREIAEKNPKTTEEVRDIVINIVNNFNMNLSDAQIEKLVALFDKMKGLDIDWNQVSNQIENIAGKASDYLSSEEGQGFLQGVKSFFNGLIDWIASLFK; encoded by the coding sequence ATGAAGAAAAAATTCATTGCTATATTTTTATTTGCTATTTTATCTTTAAACTCTGCTACGGTATTTGCTGACGCGGCTGTAGGAGATGTCATCGTCACATTAGGCGATAACTTGACAATAACTGAAAAAGAAGCCATATTAGCAGAATTCAACCCACCGGAAAATGCACAGATGATCGTTACTACCAATGCAGAAGAACACAAGTATTTAGGAGATGTAGTTCCAGCAGGAAAGATTGGAAAGAACGCTATTTCTTCTGCTATGATTACTTATACGGAAAAGGGCAGTGGTATCAAAGTGACTACTAGTGATAAAATTACTTATATTACAGAACAGACCTATATCAATGCTTTGGTGACAGCTGGAGTAGAAGACGCCGATATCCAAATTACAGCACCTAAAAATGCATCAGGTACAGCAGCTTTGACGGGGATTATGAAGGCTTATGAAGTATCTACAGGTGAAGTCATCGACGAGGATGTAAAAAAGGTAGCCAATGAAGAGATGATTCGTACAGCCGAATTAGGTGAAGAAATAGGTGACGAAAAAGCTACAGAAATTATCAATGAAATCAAAAGAGAAATCGCGGAAAAGAATCCTAAGACAACAGAAGAAGTTCGAGACATTGTCATTAATATCGTTAATAATTTTAATATGAATTTAAGTGACGCGCAAATCGAAAAACTAGTAGCTCTATTTGATAAAATGAAGGGCTTAGACATCGACTGGAACCAAGTATCCAATCAAATTGAAAACATAGCAGGGAAAGCCTCTGATTATTTATCCTCAGAAGAAGGTCAGGGATTCTTGCAAGGGGTAAAATCTTTTTTCAATGGATTAATAGATTGGATTGCATCTCTATTTAAATAA
- the carB gene encoding carbamoyl-phosphate synthase large subunit yields the protein MPKRDDIKKVLVIGSGPIVIGQAAEFDYSGAQACQSFMEEGVEVVLVNSNPATIMTDKGMADKVYIEPINVKTIEKIIKIEGPDSIIAGMGGQTGLNITLELHDKGILDKYGVKVIGTSIESIKKGEDRELFRKLMEEIHQPVIESTTVSNLDEALQYAEQIGYPVVVRPAYTLGGSGGGIAENVNELKEIASKGLHLSRVGQVLIERSIKGWKEIEYEVIRDGKGNCIVVCNMENVDPVGIHTGDSIVVAPTQTLSNKECQMLRKASLDIISAIGIEGGCNVQFALHPKSFEYAVIEINPRVSRSSALASKATGYPIAKVASKIALGLSLDEIKNAVTKKTFACFEPSIDYVVVKIPKWPFDKFYGADRKLGTKMMATGEVMAIGNSFESALLKGIRSLELKQYSLDHKGVKKYSLQELREKVMYPNDERLFYLAEMLRRGCRVVKLSEETGMDEFFINKIKFIVDEEEQLKNTKPQDLTEEKLTNLKVRGFSDKGIADLMGISPNEVYEMRDMWGICTSYKMVDTCAGEFDAVSPYYYSTYDKEDEVEVSQNKKIIVIGSGPIRIGQGIEFDYCSVHCVQALSKLGVETIIINNNPETVSTDFNISDKLYFEPLTEEDTYNIIQKESPDGVILQFGGQTAIKLAEFFESKGIPVLGTLPKDIDAAEDREKFEEILEKLNIKRPKGKGIWTLEEGLAVAGELGYPILVRPSYVLGGQGMEICYDDSELEFYLGDAFSKDKKNPVLVDKYLNGMEIEVDAICDGEDVLIPGIMEHLERAGIHSGDSISLYPPQNVSQKTKDKIVEYTKELALSLNVMGMINIQFIEYNGELYIIEVNPRSSRTVPYISKVTGVPIIDIATRIMLGEKLKDLSYGVGIYPESKLICAKVPVFSTEKLPKVEASLGPEMRSTGEVLGVSDNLLGALYKGLTAAGMDMSHRKRRVLVTLREKDKEEFKPLALKMKEMNYEFFATENTANYLESIGIKVDVVKKIHEGSPNILDIIRTGNIDMVFNTPTKGNDSKRDGFAIRRTAIESSVELMTSLDKAKAIVEILYANINEEDLELYEIAEYGK from the coding sequence ATGCCAAAAAGAGATGATATAAAAAAGGTATTAGTAATTGGATCTGGTCCCATTGTAATTGGACAAGCAGCAGAATTTGATTATTCTGGAGCGCAAGCTTGCCAATCTTTCATGGAAGAAGGCGTAGAAGTGGTTCTCGTTAATAGTAATCCTGCTACGATTATGACCGATAAAGGAATGGCCGACAAGGTTTATATTGAGCCAATTAATGTAAAGACTATAGAAAAAATTATCAAAATAGAGGGACCAGACAGCATCATTGCCGGAATGGGTGGACAAACAGGGCTAAATATTACATTAGAGCTTCACGATAAAGGGATCCTAGACAAGTACGGAGTAAAGGTCATAGGTACGTCAATTGAGTCCATAAAAAAGGGAGAAGACCGAGAGTTATTTAGAAAACTCATGGAGGAAATTCATCAGCCAGTTATTGAAAGCACAACGGTATCTAATTTAGATGAGGCATTACAATACGCAGAACAAATTGGCTATCCCGTAGTGGTTCGACCTGCCTATACTCTAGGTGGATCTGGTGGAGGAATTGCTGAAAATGTAAATGAGCTTAAAGAAATTGCATCAAAGGGATTACACCTAAGTAGGGTGGGACAAGTGCTTATTGAAAGAAGCATAAAAGGTTGGAAAGAAATAGAATACGAGGTTATACGGGATGGTAAAGGAAACTGTATTGTGGTGTGTAATATGGAAAATGTTGATCCTGTAGGGATTCACACAGGTGACAGCATCGTAGTGGCTCCAACCCAAACTTTAAGCAATAAGGAATGCCAAATGCTTCGTAAGGCATCTTTAGATATTATTAGCGCTATTGGTATAGAAGGGGGATGTAATGTACAGTTTGCCCTTCATCCTAAAAGCTTTGAGTATGCAGTTATTGAAATTAATCCAAGAGTAAGTCGTTCATCTGCTTTAGCTTCTAAGGCAACAGGGTATCCTATTGCAAAGGTAGCATCAAAAATTGCACTAGGATTATCATTAGATGAAATTAAAAATGCCGTGACGAAAAAGACTTTTGCTTGTTTTGAACCAAGTATAGATTATGTAGTAGTTAAAATTCCAAAATGGCCATTTGATAAATTTTACGGTGCTGATCGAAAATTAGGCACTAAGATGATGGCAACTGGTGAAGTAATGGCCATAGGCAATAGCTTCGAAAGTGCTCTTTTAAAAGGGATTAGATCCTTGGAATTAAAACAGTACTCACTAGATCATAAAGGCGTAAAAAAATACTCTCTGCAAGAACTTAGAGAGAAGGTCATGTATCCTAATGATGAGAGATTGTTTTATTTAGCAGAAATGCTCCGAAGAGGGTGCCGAGTTGTAAAATTATCGGAAGAGACGGGTATGGATGAATTTTTTATCAATAAAATTAAGTTTATCGTCGATGAAGAAGAGCAATTAAAGAATACAAAGCCTCAAGATTTAACGGAGGAAAAATTGACTAATTTAAAAGTTAGGGGATTCTCTGACAAGGGCATTGCTGATTTGATGGGAATTTCTCCTAATGAAGTTTATGAAATGAGAGATATGTGGGGAATTTGCACCTCGTACAAAATGGTAGACACTTGTGCTGGCGAATTTGATGCAGTCTCCCCATACTATTATTCTACCTATGACAAAGAAGATGAAGTAGAAGTATCCCAAAATAAAAAGATAATCGTCATAGGCTCTGGTCCAATACGAATTGGTCAAGGCATTGAATTTGACTACTGTTCTGTTCACTGTGTGCAAGCTCTATCGAAATTAGGAGTAGAGACCATTATTATAAATAATAATCCAGAAACCGTAAGTACGGATTTTAATATTTCAGATAAATTATATTTTGAGCCTCTTACAGAAGAAGACACTTACAATATCATACAAAAGGAAAGTCCTGATGGTGTAATCCTTCAATTTGGCGGACAAACAGCTATAAAATTAGCAGAATTCTTTGAAAGCAAGGGCATCCCTGTGCTGGGCACATTACCTAAGGATATTGATGCAGCAGAAGACCGTGAAAAATTTGAAGAAATCCTAGAAAAACTAAACATCAAGCGCCCAAAAGGCAAGGGAATCTGGACTTTAGAAGAAGGTCTTGCTGTGGCAGGAGAGCTAGGCTATCCAATATTAGTTCGGCCTTCCTATGTATTAGGTGGACAGGGAATGGAAATATGTTATGATGACTCTGAATTAGAGTTTTATTTAGGCGATGCATTTTCTAAAGACAAGAAAAATCCTGTATTAGTAGATAAATACTTAAACGGCATGGAAATAGAAGTAGACGCCATATGCGATGGAGAAGATGTGCTTATTCCCGGAATTATGGAACATCTTGAAAGAGCGGGGATTCATTCAGGAGACAGCATTAGCTTGTATCCTCCACAAAATGTATCGCAAAAGACAAAAGATAAGATAGTAGAGTATACAAAAGAGCTAGCCCTTTCATTAAATGTAATGGGAATGATAAATATCCAATTTATTGAGTATAATGGGGAGCTATATATTATCGAAGTAAACCCTAGATCTAGTAGGACAGTGCCTTATATTAGCAAAGTGACAGGAGTGCCTATAATTGATATCGCTACAAGAATTATGCTAGGCGAGAAATTAAAGGATTTAAGCTATGGAGTAGGAATCTACCCAGAATCAAAGCTCATTTGTGCAAAAGTCCCTGTATTCTCGACAGAGAAATTGCCAAAAGTAGAAGCCAGCTTAGGTCCTGAAATGCGCTCAACAGGTGAAGTACTAGGTGTTAGTGACAATCTATTAGGGGCTCTTTATAAAGGGTTGACAGCAGCAGGCATGGATATGTCGCATAGAAAGAGAAGAGTATTAGTAACTTTACGAGAGAAAGATAAGGAAGAATTTAAACCTTTGGCACTAAAGATGAAAGAGATGAATTATGAATTCTTTGCTACAGAAAACACAGCAAATTATTTAGAAAGCATAGGAATCAAAGTAGATGTGGTGAAGAAAATTCACGAAGGCAGCCCTAATATCCTAGATATTATTCGTACAGGCAATATTGATATGGTCTTTAATACGCCAACTAAAGGAAATGACTCTAAAAGAGATGGCTTTGCCATAAGAAGAACAGCTATAGAGTCCTCCGTAGAACTCATGACCAGTTTAGATAAAGCAAAGGCCATTGTGGAGATTCTATATGCTAATATAAATGAAGAAGATTTAGAACTTTATGAAATAGCCGAGTACGGGAAATAG
- the pyrB gene encoding aspartate carbamoyltransferase, translating to MLKGKHFIEPHDFDLNELDSIFRLADKIIANPNDYLDVCKGKLLASLFFEPSTRTRFSFESAMLRLGGQIIGFDDPGNSSAAKGESFGDTIQTVGCYADIAIIRHPKEGTAKLATKYIEDMPIINAGDGGHQHPTQTLTDLLTIRNLKGSLSNHVVGLCGDLKFGRTVHSIVKALNRYSNVKFIFISPEELTIPQYIKDELSATSYTETSDLESVISQLDILYMTRVQRERFVSEFEYQRLKDYYILNKEKLQKAKKDMIIMHPLPRVNEIAKEVDQDKRAVYFKQAKFGMYVRMALIIKLLGLEG from the coding sequence ATGTTAAAGGGAAAGCATTTCATAGAACCCCACGATTTTGATTTGAATGAATTAGATAGTATTTTCAGGCTAGCTGATAAGATTATTGCAAACCCTAATGATTATTTAGATGTTTGCAAAGGTAAATTATTAGCTAGCCTTTTTTTTGAGCCATCTACTAGAACTAGATTTAGTTTTGAATCGGCTATGCTTCGATTGGGTGGTCAGATTATAGGCTTTGACGATCCAGGAAATTCATCCGCTGCAAAGGGAGAGTCTTTTGGAGATACAATCCAAACGGTAGGCTGTTATGCAGACATTGCAATTATTCGCCACCCTAAGGAAGGTACTGCCAAGCTGGCTACCAAATATATTGAAGATATGCCTATCATTAATGCTGGGGATGGAGGACACCAACATCCTACACAGACATTGACGGATTTATTGACTATTAGAAATTTAAAGGGAAGTTTGAGCAATCACGTTGTAGGTCTTTGCGGAGATCTTAAATTCGGTCGAACGGTTCATTCTATTGTAAAAGCTTTAAACCGATACAGCAATGTGAAATTCATCTTTATCTCACCTGAAGAACTCACTATTCCTCAATATATAAAGGATGAACTCTCTGCTACGAGCTATACAGAAACCAGCGATTTAGAAAGTGTCATCAGTCAATTAGATATACTATACATGACTAGAGTGCAAAGAGAACGCTTTGTCAGTGAGTTTGAGTATCAAAGATTAAAAGATTATTACATTCTAAATAAAGAGAAATTACAAAAGGCAAAAAAGGATATGATCATCATGCATCCACTGCCAAGGGTCAATGAAATAGCAAAAGAAGTAGACCAGGATAAACGAGCAGTGTACTTTAAACAGGCCAAATTTGGCATGTACGTCCGCATGGCTCTAATTATAAAATTACTAGGCTTGGAGGGGTAA
- a CDS encoding dihydroorotate dehydrogenase codes for MSRLKTKFMNTVMKNPVVVASGTYGYGEEYVGYYDPALLGGVCSKGITRYPKPGNDGIRLWETPSGLLNSIGLENPGIEVFIEKHLKKMNSLNTAVIVNIGGNTIDEYLESVELLNGCNIDFIELNISCPNVKVGGMAFGIKAESAAEVVSKVRKISKHKIMVKLSPNAENIVEMAKACEDSGADGLSLVNTFQGMAIDIDKKKTVFDNLYAGLSGPAIKPIALRMVHQVYKNVNIPIMGLGGISTWQDALEFIMAGATAIQIGTTNFINPMAPIEIIQGLEKYCEENNVESIGEFVGVV; via the coding sequence ATGAGTAGATTAAAGACAAAGTTTATGAATACTGTCATGAAAAATCCCGTAGTAGTAGCATCTGGAACCTATGGATACGGTGAAGAGTACGTAGGTTATTACGATCCGGCACTTTTAGGTGGGGTTTGTAGCAAAGGAATCACTCGCTACCCCAAGCCTGGTAATGATGGCATTCGATTGTGGGAGACCCCAAGTGGTTTACTAAACAGCATTGGTTTAGAAAACCCAGGTATCGAGGTTTTTATAGAGAAGCATTTAAAAAAGATGAACTCCCTAAATACGGCGGTAATCGTTAATATAGGCGGTAATACTATAGATGAATACCTAGAATCTGTAGAGCTATTAAATGGCTGTAATATTGATTTTATTGAGTTAAACATCTCTTGCCCTAATGTAAAGGTAGGGGGCATGGCATTCGGCATAAAGGCAGAATCGGCAGCAGAGGTTGTATCTAAAGTTAGAAAAATAAGTAAGCATAAGATTATGGTTAAGTTATCACCAAATGCAGAAAATATCGTAGAAATGGCAAAAGCTTGTGAAGATAGCGGAGCAGATGGACTTTCCTTAGTAAACACCTTTCAAGGAATGGCTATTGACATTGACAAGAAAAAAACAGTTTTTGATAATCTATACGCGGGATTATCTGGGCCAGCTATAAAACCTATTGCCCTTCGAATGGTCCATCAAGTATACAAAAATGTAAATATCCCTATTATGGGCTTAGGCGGAATAAGTACTTGGCAAGACGCATTAGAGTTTATCATGGCTGGAGCCACCGCTATTCAAATAGGAACAACCAATTTCATCAATCCCATGGCACCTATAGAGATCATTCAGGGATTAGAGAAGTACTGTGAAGAAAACAATGTGGAGAGTATTGGGGAGTTCGTTGGAGTTGTTTAA
- a CDS encoding dihydroorotate dehydrogenase electron transfer subunit, with the protein MAIVVENECVQDNMYSLSVEYSGSCKMGQFFMLRCWDFDPLLSRPISIYDFRDGIVKFLYQVMGKGTEKLSKLKAQDVITLQGPYGNGFPYLDEEDITLVGGGMGIAPLHYAAKELYRINPNRHIEIYLGVREENPIIKQFKDEFPNVKVNIGGIITEDIEYKKDHVILTCGPEIMMKIISEEGKNQGITVYTSVEKRMACGVGACLGCTCKTTKGNKRACKDGPVFLGEEILYE; encoded by the coding sequence TTGGCTATAGTTGTGGAAAATGAATGTGTACAAGATAATATGTACTCTTTAAGCGTTGAGTATTCAGGAAGCTGTAAAATGGGTCAGTTTTTTATGCTACGGTGTTGGGATTTTGATCCACTTTTATCAAGACCTATTAGCATTTATGATTTCCGAGATGGTATAGTAAAGTTTTTGTATCAAGTAATGGGCAAAGGAACAGAAAAATTATCAAAACTTAAAGCCCAAGATGTAATCACCCTTCAGGGACCTTATGGTAATGGATTTCCTTATTTAGACGAGGAGGATATCACCCTCGTAGGTGGTGGAATGGGTATCGCACCACTGCACTACGCAGCAAAGGAACTATATAGAATCAATCCCAATAGACATATAGAAATTTACCTAGGTGTTCGAGAGGAAAACCCAATAATAAAGCAGTTTAAGGATGAATTTCCAAATGTAAAAGTCAATATTGGAGGCATTATAACAGAAGATATAGAGTATAAAAAAGACCATGTAATTCTTACATGTGGACCTGAAATTATGATGAAAATCATCTCAGAAGAAGGTAAAAATCAAGGAATTACTGTATACACGTCTGTAGAAAAGAGAATGGCGTGTGGCGTTGGCGCTTGTTTAGGCTGTACATGTAAGACGACGAAAGGCAATAAAAGAGCCTGCAAAGATGGTCCAGTGTTTTTGGGGGAGGAAATCTTATATGAGTAG
- a CDS encoding carbamoyl phosphate synthase small subunit, whose protein sequence is MKAYLQLENDITFEGRAFGKVGDTVGEVVFDTSMAGYQELITDPSYYGQILTMTYPLIGNYGINLEDDQSESPKIKGLIVREKCDFPNNFRCELDLEGYLKYNNIMGLEGIDTRALTKIIRRNGTLRGLISLRRLPHTKLMDMLDGYNNSKAVDMVTTKETYTIEGSGRNLAVIDFGIKNTILQALKDKDLKITVFPSNTSVSEILSSNPQGLFLSNGPGDPKDYPEIIENVKALLEKIPTMGNGLGHQFIALALGGDTEKLAFGHRGSNHPVKDIYKDRSYITSQNHGYVVSKVPEDMEITHISLNDQTIEGLRHKTKPILSVQFQPEAYPGTEDMIDIFDEFIEQL, encoded by the coding sequence ATGAAAGCGTATTTGCAATTAGAAAATGACATTACTTTTGAAGGTAGAGCATTTGGTAAAGTAGGGGATACTGTAGGAGAGGTTGTATTCGATACAAGCATGGCAGGATATCAAGAGCTTATAACAGATCCATCCTACTATGGACAAATCCTTACTATGACCTATCCTCTAATAGGAAACTACGGCATTAATTTAGAAGACGATCAGTCAGAGAGTCCAAAAATTAAAGGGCTAATTGTACGAGAAAAATGTGATTTCCCTAATAATTTCAGATGTGAGTTGGATTTAGAAGGCTATTTAAAGTATAACAATATTATGGGTTTAGAGGGTATTGATACCCGTGCCCTTACGAAAATCATACGAAGAAATGGAACTCTTAGAGGACTTATTAGCCTCCGTAGATTACCCCATACAAAATTAATGGACATGTTAGATGGCTACAATAATTCAAAAGCTGTAGACATGGTTACTACAAAGGAAACGTATACTATTGAAGGATCAGGTAGAAATCTCGCAGTTATAGATTTTGGTATAAAGAACACAATCCTCCAAGCGCTAAAAGACAAAGACCTAAAGATCACTGTGTTTCCAAGTAATACTTCTGTAAGTGAAATCTTAAGTTCAAACCCTCAAGGCTTATTCTTATCTAATGGACCTGGAGATCCTAAAGATTATCCCGAAATTATTGAAAATGTAAAAGCACTCCTTGAAAAGATACCAACTATGGGCAATGGTTTAGGTCATCAGTTTATTGCCTTGGCATTAGGTGGAGATACAGAAAAATTAGCCTTTGGGCATCGAGGATCCAATCATCCAGTAAAAGATATTTACAAAGACAGATCTTATATAACGTCTCAAAATCATGGTTATGTCGTCAGCAAAGTTCCAGAAGATATGGAAATTACACATATTAGTCTTAATGACCAAACCATTGAGGGCTTAAGACATAAGACAAAGCCTATACTATCTGTGCAATTTCAACCAGAAGCATATCCTGGAACAGAAGATATGATTGATATTTTTGACGAATTCATAGAACAATTGTAG
- a CDS encoding dihydroorotase, protein MIIKNAEIVDIHGRRKGDILVKDGIVADTDFKGNYEDHQIIDGLNYTLMPSFIDMHTHLRDPGFEYKEDMETGMRAALKGGYTHLAAMANTNPITDNMDMVVENLSKSKELNLCDFTQICALTKDFEEEFVDLEKIIAVTKVFSNDGKTVVGENTMREGLKLSKEFGFLLATHCEPEVEVVKRDLNILREMPGNLHICHVSEKETLNLIRKAKREGLRFTCEVTPHHVFGNDIDYKVSPPFGTKADRQALIEGIKDGTIDLCATDHAPHSKEDKEKGSPGISNIEVAFSMYWKVFYEENIPLGKLSQMMSYEPAKLLDLNCGEIVVDREANLVLIDENRESTIDIKDFVSKSNNNPFHGRKAKGKVVMTIKRGEIKYDNR, encoded by the coding sequence ATGATTATAAAAAATGCAGAGATTGTAGATATACATGGTCGAAGGAAGGGAGATATTCTCGTTAAAGATGGGATTGTTGCAGACACGGATTTTAAGGGAAATTATGAAGATCACCAAATTATTGATGGTTTAAATTATACCCTTATGCCTTCTTTTATTGACATGCACACTCACCTTCGGGATCCGGGCTTTGAGTATAAGGAGGATATGGAAACGGGTATGAGAGCGGCTTTAAAGGGGGGATATACCCATTTGGCGGCTATGGCTAATACCAATCCGATTACGGACAATATGGACATGGTTGTAGAGAATCTTTCAAAGAGTAAAGAGCTTAATTTATGTGATTTCACTCAAATATGTGCTTTGACAAAAGATTTTGAAGAAGAGTTCGTTGATTTAGAAAAAATAATAGCTGTAACAAAGGTATTTTCAAACGACGGAAAGACTGTTGTGGGTGAAAATACCATGAGGGAGGGCTTAAAATTATCAAAGGAGTTCGGATTTCTTCTTGCCACTCATTGTGAACCAGAGGTTGAAGTCGTAAAAAGAGATTTAAATATACTAAGAGAAATGCCTGGAAATTTGCACATTTGCCATGTCAGTGAAAAAGAAACCCTAAACCTTATTAGAAAAGCAAAGAGAGAGGGATTACGCTTTACTTGTGAAGTGACTCCTCATCATGTGTTTGGCAACGATATAGATTATAAAGTCAGCCCACCCTTTGGAACAAAAGCAGATCGTCAGGCCCTCATAGAAGGTATTAAAGATGGAACCATCGATTTATGTGCTACAGATCATGCTCCTCATTCTAAAGAAGACAAAGAAAAAGGCTCCCCTGGAATCAGCAATATAGAAGTAGCTTTTTCTATGTATTGGAAAGTATTTTATGAAGAAAATATTCCACTAGGAAAGTTGAGCCAGATGATGAGCTATGAGCCTGCAAAACTTCTTGATTTGAACTGTGGTGAAATAGTTGTCGATAGAGAAGCAAATCTAGTACTTATCGATGAAAATAGAGAGTCTACTATAGATATAAAGGATTTTGTTTCTAAATCCAATAACAACCCTTTTCACGGACGTAAAGCTAAGGGTAAGGTAGTTATGACTATTAAAAGAGGAGAAATCAAATATGATAATCGATAG
- the pyrE gene encoding orotate phosphoribosyltransferase codes for MSQEIIKILKETGAFLEGHFLLSSGKHSGGYVQCAKVLRFPDKAEKVLKPVVEQLKDVKIDKVIGPAMGGVVVSYEIGRQLGKESLFTERKDGVMELRRGFEIVPGDKVIIAEDVVTTGKSTIETKEALEKLGAEVIGVACIVKRVREDIGMPIYYAVDLNIEVYDSQVCPICSTEQELVKPGSRDMKK; via the coding sequence ATGAGCCAAGAAATCATTAAGATATTAAAAGAAACAGGTGCATTTTTAGAAGGGCATTTTTTATTGTCTTCGGGGAAACACAGTGGGGGATATGTGCAATGTGCTAAGGTTCTTCGGTTTCCAGATAAGGCAGAAAAGGTGCTAAAACCTGTAGTAGAACAATTAAAAGATGTAAAGATCGACAAAGTCATTGGACCTGCAATGGGTGGTGTGGTTGTATCTTATGAAATAGGGCGGCAATTAGGTAAAGAAAGTTTATTTACAGAGAGAAAAGATGGTGTAATGGAACTTAGAAGGGGGTTTGAAATTGTTCCCGGGGACAAGGTGATTATTGCAGAAGACGTGGTAACTACTGGAAAGTCAACCATTGAGACAAAAGAAGCTTTAGAAAAGCTAGGGGCAGAAGTAATAGGCGTTGCCTGTATTGTAAAGCGGGTAAGAGAAGACATAGGTATGCCAATATACTATGCCGTAGATTTAAATATTGAAGTTTATGATTCGCAAGTTTGTCCAATATGTTCAACTGAGCAAGAATTAGTAAAGCCAGGCAGTAGGGATATGAAAAAATAA
- the pyrF gene encoding orotidine-5'-phosphate decarboxylase: protein MIIDRLYQEAIEKSPICVGLDSQESYFPQYFSDEKMSIGEKLFLFNKNIIDHTLDLVACYKVQVAYYEALGLEGMEAYSKTLKYIKEVNKISIADIKRGDISATGQMYAKGHFTGDFEADMLTINAYMGEDAVSPYYPYIKESGKGLFILLKTSNSSAKETQDMDCNGKPYYEHMAKLVEKWGDPFLGDCGFSSIGAVVGLTYPKEFEVIQELLPKTFYLVPGYGAQGGKGEDIGRILKKSRCAVINSSRGLITAHKGINEGENCWDEIRRATLRMKEDLEAWL from the coding sequence ATGATAATCGATAGATTGTATCAAGAAGCCATAGAAAAAAGTCCCATATGTGTAGGTTTAGATTCACAAGAATCTTATTTTCCACAGTATTTTTCAGATGAGAAAATGAGCATTGGAGAAAAGCTCTTTTTATTCAATAAGAATATTATTGATCATACTTTAGACTTGGTAGCTTGTTACAAGGTTCAAGTAGCCTACTATGAAGCTCTAGGATTAGAAGGCATGGAAGCTTACTCTAAGACCCTGAAGTACATCAAAGAGGTAAATAAAATATCTATTGCAGATATTAAAAGAGGAGATATTTCTGCAACAGGGCAGATGTACGCTAAAGGGCATTTTACAGGAGATTTTGAGGCGGACATGCTGACCATAAACGCTTATATGGGAGAGGACGCCGTATCTCCTTACTATCCTTATATAAAAGAGAGTGGAAAGGGTCTTTTTATTCTCTTAAAAACCTCGAATTCAAGTGCAAAGGAAACACAAGATATGGACTGCAACGGAAAACCCTACTACGAGCATATGGCAAAGCTTGTTGAAAAGTGGGGGGATCCATTTTTAGGAGATTGTGGTTTTAGTTCTATAGGTGCAGTAGTAGGTCTTACTTATCCAAAAGAATTTGAAGTCATTCAAGAACTTTTACCAAAGACCTTTTACTTAGTACCTGGTTATGGAGCCCAAGGAGGAAAAGGTGAGGATATAGGTAGAATACTTAAGAAAAGCAGGTGTGCTGTAATTAATTCTTCTAGAGGGTTAATTACTGCCCACAAGGGTATAAATGAAGGAGAAAACTGCTGGGATGAAATTAGAAGGGCTACCCTGCGAATGAAGGAGGATTTAGAGGCTTGGCTATAG